Proteins from one Podospora pseudocomata strain CBS 415.72m chromosome 4, whole genome shotgun sequence genomic window:
- a CDS encoding hypothetical protein (COG:H; EggNog:ENOG503P1U3), with the protein MIIDGEKWACEACVRGHRVSNCQHHERPLQHINKKGRPVSQCQHCRAMRKSRSSHVKCDCGEKTHKCIHLRPVVEGHKESCCCNHGGRCTCCHKKEPGLETVPESDSDSAAAAQNKISKLSSRVRRRANTTSSDGMLAFEVNGHPKPTYKHNKVSQKCGPYQLSRVNSMHSTGSLGDHSLDGFLGDVEGCGTASATGSISGDSMPPSQHSRSEAASPLMTGSQSFAQLPPLDLSQISKYQPYVANHAEFFGNMSDHEQPIFSAGLSAASVDWNNYEGLEFARENNQDFAPSSYSQPQSYGGFDFGGSEQLTMTTTTSNSGEVSEVEDFFTNPLDDFETFRSPFPTGGFLGHTHSMMGSADLGSVEFDELGFMKKTSAKFMNATSSMAGDDPTLLAGAASGFGGFALEDDAFWMNDYHGLPNMTDSPTENNLGPFWAEAQ; encoded by the exons ATGATCATCGACGGCGAGAAGTGGGCTTGCGAAGCCTGCGTGCGGGGCCATCGGGTCAGCAACTGCCAGCATCACG AGCGCCCACTCCAGCACATCAACAAGAAGGGCCGGCCGGTGTCGCAATGCCAGCACTGCCGGGCCATGCGCAAGTCCCGCTCATCTCATGTCAAGTGCGACTGCGGCGAGAAGACACACAAGTGTATTCACTTGAGaccggtggtggagggtcaCAAGG agagctgctgctgtaaCCATGGCGGCCGCTGCACCTGCTGCCACAAGAAGGAGCCTGGGCTCGAGACCGTCCCCGAGTCGGATTCGGACAGCGCTGCTGCCGCGCAGAACAAGATCTCCAAGCTAAGCTCGCGAGTTCGTCGCCgcgccaacaccaccagctcggACGGCATGCTTGCCTTTGAAGTCAACGGCCACCCCAAACCGACGTACAAGCACAACAAGGTCTCGCAGAAATGCGGCCCCTACCAGCTCAGCAGGGTCAACTCGATGCACAGCACGGGAAGCTTGGGCGACCATTCGTTGGACGGCTTCCTTGGAGATGTCGAAGGCTGTGGCACCGCGTCCGCGACCGGAAGCATCAGCGGCGACAGCATGCCGCCATCGCAGCATAGCCGGTCGGAAGCTGCCTCCCCCCTGATGACAGGCTCGCAGTCTTTTGCCCAGCTTCCGCCGCTTGACCTTTCGCAGATAAGCAAGTATCAGCCATACGTCGCCAACCACGCCGAGTTCTTTGGCAACATGTCGGACCACGAGCAGCCTATTTTCAGCGCCGGCTTGAGTGCGGCCTCGGTCGACTGGAACAACTATGAGGGCTTGGAGTTTGCCCGCGAAAACAACCAAGATTTCGCCCCCTCTAGCTACAGCCAACCACAAAGCTACGGTGGATTTGACTTCGGTGGGTCGGAGCAGCTCACCATGACGACGACCACGTCCAACTCGGGCGAGGTTTCCGAGGTCGAGgacttcttcaccaacccgtTGGATGACTTTGAGACATTCCGAAGCCCTTTCCCCACGGGTGGATTTCTCGGGCACACTCACAGCATGATGGGCAGTGCGGATCTCGGCAGTGTCGAGTTTGACGAACTAGGCTTCATGAAGAAGACTAGCGCCAAGTTTATGAACGCCACCTCGTCCATGGCCGGAGATGACCCGACCCTTCTGGCCGGCGCCGCTTCGGGCTTCGGTGGCTTCGCGCTCGAGGACGACGCCTTTTGGATGAACGACTACCACGGACTTCCCAACATGACGGACTCCCCCACAGAGAACAACCTCGGGCCTTTCTGGGCGGAGGCCCAATGA
- a CDS encoding hypothetical protein (EggNog:ENOG503PR3S), translating to MCVQSDWVFTCGHRAFAKFDNCPKFGRGCFGQNGTHQDVKLRPLDPNPQAVSNDPYRKKRKIR from the exons ATGTGTGTGCAATCTGACTGGGTGTTTACCTGCGGCCACCGGGCTTTTGCCAAGTTCGACAACTGTCCCAAGTTTGGTCGTGGTTGTTTTGGTCAAAACGGAACACATCAAGATGT CAAACTTCGACCACTTGATCCCAACCCGCAGGCCGTGTCGAACGACCCGtacaggaagaagagaaagatcAGGTGA
- the COX15_2 gene encoding Cytochrome c oxidase assembly protein cox15 (COG:O; EggNog:ENOG503NWB3): MSLFQLGLRRAATQLSKSSFACGQCLRQQASPAPPSHILKLVAARAPAIRSYATKTKSPIASLSKNIQNEKTSNKTSEKKSSFPETNAKSVGYWLLGSAASVFGIVVFGGLTRLTESGLSITEWRPVTGSLPPMSAEEWDSEFEKYRASPEYKLINPHMDLDEFKKIYFMEWTHRLWGRFIGLSFVIPTIYFIARRKVTPRMAANLVGISALIGFQGFIGWWMVKSGLKDDLFAPGSHPRVSQYRLATHLAAAFACYSWMLLAGLSVFRTHRALGNPAYYTGHFSALKNPALNILRRSVLGLTALIFTTVLSGALVAGLDAGLIYNEFPKMGTGYMPPKAELLDKFYSRKEDGSDIWWRNMLENPSFVQLDHRILAMTTFTAVLALFAYSRTGRVQAAMPPNVRKGVLGLVHLVSLQVALGITTLIYIVPIHLAATHQAGALALLSGALVLGQRLRIPKNTVALVQRQLKQGAQPLKTQALSQKMQEVAKNAATKA; encoded by the exons ATGTCCCTCTTTCAGCTCGGGCTGCGTAGAGCAGCTACCCAGCTATCCAAATCTTCATTCGCTTGCGGTCAATGTCTACGTCAACAGGCATCAcctgccccgccatcccaCATTCTCAAGCTCGTGGCGGCCAGAGCTCCGGCGATCCGTAGCTatgccaccaagaccaagtcCCCCATAGCCTCCCTCAGCAAGAATATCCAAAACGAAAAGACTTCGAACAAAACCTCTGAAAAGAAATCCTCATTCCCCGAAACCAATGCCAAATCCGTTGGGTACTGGCTTCTTGGTAGCGCCGCTAGTGTCTTTGGTATTGTCGTCTTTGGTGGACTTACACGGTTGACCGAGTCTGG TCTGAGTATCACAGAATGGAGACCCGTCACCGGCTCACTGCCGCCCATGTCCGCCGAGGAGTGGGACTCTGAATTCGAAAAGTATCGCGCCTCCCCGGAATAcaagctcatcaacccccacatGGACCTCGACGAGTTCAAGAAGATCTACTTTATGGAATGGACACATCGCCTCTGGGGTCGCTTCATCGGCCTCTCCTTCGTGATCCCGACTATCTACTTCATCGCTCGCCGCAAAGTCACCCCACGGATGGCTGCCAACCTGGTCGGAATTTCTGCTCTTATCGGATTTCAAGGCTTTATCGGTTGGTGGATGGTCAAGTCTGGCTTGAAGGATGATCTCTTTGCTCCCGGCTCGCACCCCCGTGTCAGCCAGTACCGCCTCGCCACTCAccttgccgccgccttcgCCTGCTACTCCTGGATGCTTCTCGCCGGTCTCAGCGTCTTCCGCACCCACCGTGCTCTCGGCAACCCCGCGTATTATACCGGGCACTTCTCCGCTCTGAAGAACCCGgccctcaacatcctcagGCGCTCCGTTCTTGGCCTCACTGCTCTTATCTTTACCACGGTCCTCTCGGGCGCTCTTGTCGCTGGCCTCGATGCCGGTCTTATCTACAACGAGTTTCCCAAGATGGGCACGGGCTATATGCCGCCCAAGGCCGAACTTCTCGACAAGTTCTACTCCCGCAAGGAAGACGGCTCCGATATCTGGTGGCGCAACATGCTCGAGAACCCTTCATTTGTTCAGCTCGACCACCGCATTCTCGCCATGACCACTTTTACTGCTGTTCTCGCCCTGTTCGCCTACTCCCGCACCGGCCGTGTCCAGGCCGCCATGCCTCCCAACGTCCGAAAGGGTGTTTTGGGACTCGTTCACTTGGTTTCTCTCCAGGTCGCTCTCGGAATTACCACGCTTATCTACATTGTGCCTATCCATTTGGCAGCCACCCACCAGGCAGGTGCTCTTGCACTCCTTTCGGGCGCCCTCGTTTTGGGTCAACGGCTCAGAATCCCCAAGAATACTGTGGCGCTGGTTCAGAGGCAATTGAAGCAGGGCGCTCAGCCCTTGAAGACACAGGCGTTGAGCCAGAAGATGCAGGAGGTCGCAAAGAATGCTGCCACCAAGGCATAA
- a CDS encoding hypothetical protein (EggNog:ENOG503NTWT; COG:P), which yields MVTGASPPENAPASTSPEIQSDAQPGAEPASTAAEKEVAIPAGPTRQATTTSLADPLDIARHRRENISQKQMKIEHPKGNKRRLKKYYAQQNALIDDFLGADDEEQVAIEKDAKYAPKIKFAIRGSFIINFCLFVIQLYAAISTGSLALFATTADAFMDLVSSFVMLIASWLAARPSVYKYPVGRTRIEAMAIILFCALMTTVAIQLLLIVFAKGSMMVYCLMYRRFPTVFIFYIDHRNDIAINSFGLIMAVVGEKIAWYLDPIGAILVALIILFSWVSNAFEHIWLLVGKSAPKEFISKLIYMGVTHDDRILKVDTCRAYHAGHKYFVEMDIVMDEGLPLKVTHDVGQDLQRKLEGLADVERAFVHVDYDHQHDVNEEHKPLFAPKSNVKRSLKDIILFRKPKMAASGDSSSETTATQ from the exons ATGGTAACAGGAGCCAGCCCCCCTGAAAATGCACcagcttccacctcccccgagaTCCAGTCGGATGCCCAGCCTGGTGCAGAGCCAGCCAGTACAGCAGCTGAGAAAGAAGTCGCCATTCCAGCCGGTCCAACCAGACAAGCCACGACAACCTCGCTCGCGGATCCTCTCGATATTGCCAGGCACCGTCGTGAGAACATCAGTCAGAAGCAGATGAAGATTGAGCATCCTAAAGGCAACAAGCGGAGACTCAAGAAGTACTATGCCCAGCAGAATGCTCTTATTGACGACTTCCTGGgtgccgatgatgaagagcAGGTTGCCATTGAGAAAGATGCGAAATATGCCCCCAAGATCAAGTTTGCCATCAGGGgctccttcatcatcaacttttGCCTGTTCGTCATTCAGCTGTATGCCGCCATCTCGACCGGATCTTTGGCTCTCTTCGCCACCACGGCCGATGCATTCATGGATCTTGTTTCGTCATTCGTGATGTTGATAGCCTCGTGGCTTGCTGCGAGGCCCAGCGTGTACAAGTATCCTGTG GGCCGTACAAGAATAGAAGCCATGGCCATCATTCTGTTTTGTGCATTGATGACTACTGTTGCTATCCAGCTGTTG CTCATAGTCTTTGCCAAGGGTAGCATGATGGTGTACTGCTTGATGTATCGCAGGTTCCCAACCGTGTTCATCTTCTACATCGACCACCGCAACGACATTGCCATCAACAGCTTCGGTTTGATCATGGCGGTCGTTGGCGAAAAGATTGCGTGGTACCTGGACCCCATCGGCGCCATCCTCGTTGCGTTAATCATCCTGTTTTCGTGGGTGTCCAACGCCTTTGAGCACAtctggctgctggtgggcaagTCGGCGCCCAAGGAGTTCATCTCCAAGCTCATCTACATGGGCGTGACACACGACGACAGGATCCTCAAGGTCGACACATGCCGAGCGTACCATGCCGGCCACAAGTACTTTGTCGAGATGGACATTGTCATGGACGAGGGGCTGCCGCTAAAGGTGACGCACGACGTGGGCCAGGACCTGCAGCGTAAGCTCGAGGGTCTGGCTGATGTTGAGAGGGCGTTTGTGCACGTCGACTATGACCACCAACACGACGTCAACGAGGAGCACAAGCCCTTGTTTGCACCCAAGAGCAACGTCAAGCGAAGCCTGAAAGATATCATCCTGTTCAGGAAACCGAAGATGGCCGCTTCCGGAGACTCGTCAAGCGAGACGACCGCCACTCAATGA
- a CDS encoding hypothetical protein (EggNog:ENOG503NYF3; COG:P), with translation MDEKPQCGSGEEVGEYDLPLHVAGLFMVLAASIFGAGFPVVAKKVKWVKVPTSVFFACKHFGTGVLIATAFVHLLPVAFGNLTDPCLPDLFTTQYPAMPGVIMMGSMFCLFVLEMYLNAKMGGHSHGGAMGFEASGPALPQPESKPAYQHTHAPDHKRAPSRPPRYTAYSEFEIEDMDYEKRMAQKLYGEKMNTYPRSDNPFDDINELEVRSEMPPWFVVFYEQYVRQRLEMVNMIKSSHAALRKEQQHQYAEAEKRMSMLAPPPSLADSPYIDVETGKPVDPAVFKKMSMNITLLEGGILFHSVFVGMTISITIDGFVILLVAILFHQMFEGLGLGSRIAAVPYKQGSLRPWMLVLAFGCTCPIGQAIGLMVKDSYDPNSAFGLIIVGVFNAISSGLLLYASLVDLLAEDFLSEEADRTLTKKQKRDAFLWVLLGAAGMSVVGAFA, from the exons atGGATGAAAAGCCGCAGTGTGGGagcggcgaggaggtcggaGAGTATGACCTCCCGCTTCACGTCGCGGGTCTTT TCATGGTGCTGGCTGCCTCGATCTTTGGTGCCGGTTTCCCAGTGGTGGCCAAGAAGGTAAAGTGGGTGAAGGTGCCTACCTCGGTGTTCTTCGCTTGCAAGCATTTTGGTACTGGTGTTCTGATCGCCACAGCGTTCGTTCAT CTTCTCCCTGTTGCGTTCGGTAACCTGACAGACCCATGTCTTCCGGATTTGTTCACCACTCAGTATCCCGCCATGCCTGGTGTCATCATGATGGGATCGATGTTCTGTCTTTTTGTTCTGGAGATGTATCTCAATGCCAAGATGGGTGGCCATTCCCACGGAGGTGCGATGGGATTCGAGGCTTCTGGGCCGGCCCTTCCACAGCCAGAGTCCAAGCCGGCCTaccaacacacacacgctCCCGACCACAAGAGAGCTCCGTCTCGCCCGCCGAGATACACCGCTTACAGCGAGTTCGAGATTGAGGATATGGACTACGAGAAGAGAATGGCGCAGAAGCTGTATGGCGAGAAGATGAACACCTACCCGCGCAGCGACAACCCCTTTGACGACATCAACGAATTGGAGGTTCGCTCCGAGATGCCGCCTTGGTTTGTGGTCTTTTACGAGCAGTATGTCCGCCAGCGGTTGGAGATGGTCAACATGATCAAGTCGAGCCATGCGGCCCTGAGAAaggaacaacaacatcaataCGCCGAAGCTGAGAAACGCATGAGCATGCTTGCGCCTCCCCCGTCCCTTGCCGATTCCCCGTATATCGATGTCGAGACTGGCAAGCCTGTCGATCCGGCCGTGTTCAAGAAGATGTCGATGAATATTACCTTGTTGGAGGGCGGTATCTTGTTTCATTCGGTCTTTGTCGGTATGaccatcagcatcaccatcgacGGCTTTGTTATTCTCCTGGTCGCTATCCTGTTCCACCAAATGTTTGAGGGTCTCGGTCTTGGTTCCAGAATTGCTGCTGTCCCATACAAGCAGGGCAGTCTTAGGCCTTGGATGCTGGTGCTTGCTTTTGGTTGCACTTGCCCAATTGGGCAGGCTATTGGCTTGATGGTGAAGGATTCATATGATCCCAACAGTGCATTCGGGTTGATTATTGTTGGTGTTTTCAATGCCAT CTCGTCTGGTCTTCTTTTGTACGCTTCTCTTGTCGATCTGTTGGCTGAAGATTTCTTGTCCGAGGAGGCGGACAGGACCTTGaccaagaagcagaagagggATGCCTTCTTGTGGGTTTTACTGGGAG CTGCCGGCATGTCCGTTGTCGGTGCATTTGCCTAA